The genomic region GATGAAATGCAATGAATAATCCTCAATTTTCGATTCTCAGCTCAAATGATATCGATTTAGACATGTGCTTCCTTCTTAAACCATAATGGCATCTCAGATTGACTTAAAATCTTCAGAAGTAATAATGATATAGCAGAAACATTTATTTTCATTTCGAATTATTAAATACAACTCAAGTCAAATACATATTTGACATCTGCAAATTGCATTTAAAAGTATAACCTATAGAAAAAACCACAAATTTAAAGATGGACTGCTAGAGGGTCATAACAGGAGACCATTGCTTCATGGAAGATCAGGCGGCGGACAAAATGTGTGGTGACTTTTACTATACGTACGCCTTGTCTTTGGAGCCACGTGCGATGATGTACAAAGCAAGCATGCAAACTTCTTTATACACCAAATTTCCAGATGAGACCTCACTGTTTGCATCCTTAATGTTTTGCAAGATGAAAACATGGCAATCATTTTCAAAGTTCAATATATAGAATGCTTCATCACAAGTTGTCTActctgtgtttggatgaattcaaCTGTATATGGCAGCTGCAGAGGGTCCATAGCTGAAGCTACTAGAATGCTGTTTGGGAGCcttttcctcctcctcctcctcctcctcctcctcctcttcagtACTCCAAAGGAAATGGGCATGAGAAGCCAAAACATAGCTGCAAAATACATAAAACGCATGTTAAAATTCTCAAGTCTAGACCATCAATCAATACATTATCTCAAAGAACAGATGAAAAAAAAGGAGTACCAGTCATCAGGGGCAGCCTGCACAGCTCTATCGAAATAAATCCGAGCGCGTTGTGGGTCATTTCGAGATTCCCACAAAAGCTTGGCATACATAGCCAAAACATCTCCATCCCCAGGGTTCGCTAGAACGGCCCTTTCATAATACTCTTCAGCTTTATCCAACTGATGTCCAACCTAAGCCAAAAAAAACAGATAAAATTCACATCTACAAATTCGTACCTAAGCAAAAGAGTGGTgtaaattaaaaaaacataatgGGTTAGAAATCAGCTTCGGTCGGAATAGATTGTgtaattttttcatctaatttattcTGTGATTCATCATAAAATAAAATAGCTAGAAAGCATGAAGGAAGGGTGAAAAATTGGATCAGGATGAAATAGCTAGAAAGCATGAAAAGTGGGAAATGAAaagcatgaaaagtgagaaatgaaaagcatgaaaagtgagaaatgaATCACAGAGTGTAATCCGAAAGCATAAAAAGTGGGAAATGAAaagcatgaaaagtgagaaatgaATCACAGAGTGTAATCCGAaagcatgaaaagtgagaaatgaaaagcatgaaaagtgagaaatgaATTACAGAGTGTAATCCGTTGATCACATTTCATGATTTATtaagataaaacatgtaaaataaCTAGAAAGCatgaagattgagaaattggatcAGGATGAAATAATTAGAAAGCATGAAAAGTAAGAAATAGATCGTGGAGGAATGATCTATTATTAGAATGAAATAGCTAGAAAGTATGAAGAGTGAGGAATTGGATAGGATGAAATAGCTAGAAAACATGAAATGTGAAAAATCCTGTGATttaaaacattgatgaaaaaattaCACACAGTATATTCCAACAGGAACTGATTTCTGTATTGTGGAAACCTAATAAAAAGTATGAAGAGGTATTGTGGAAACCTAATAGAAATTATGAAGAGGAAAGTATGAAGAGTGAGTGGAAACCTAATAGAAAGTATGAAGAGGAAAATATGAAGAGTGAGGAATTGAATAGGATGAAATAGCTTAAAAAAAAATCCAGTGTGATCCATGAAAAAATTACACAACAATTGATGAAAAAATTACACAACTGATTTCAACTGATTTCAACTGATTTCTGTATTGTGGAAACCTAACAGCTGATTTCTGTATTGTGGAAACCTAATAGCTGTTGTTAACATAGTGGGTGTTATACCTGGTGCAAAAATCCGGCATAGTTTCTGAGCAAAAGAGGATCCCCCGGATGCGCCTCCAACATTTTCTTATAATATGCATCTCTATCTCTATCACTATTGTTGTTGTTACTGTTATTTTTGTTAAAATGCCCACCATTTCCTCCTGTGAGACCGAATCCTCCCATGCGAGTGGGATTCGTATGGGTGGTCTCGCTTTGCTTCGATTTGATTGCCGATTTCCGGGTTGCAGGTGAATCAGAGTACAATTGGGCtcttttttgtttgtccaagttgTGCAGATCGGTCTCTGAGCGTACTTTTCTAAAGGCAGAGGAATTGGGGATGAGGCGCAGGTGAAGTGCTCTGAATGGCGTGGTGATCTCTCTTTCTGCCCCCGATACCAGCGAAGGCATGGAGCACGATGCTTTCAGAGACATGACTGTAACTCGGAAGATTTCCCAATACAGGAATTCAAATGAGGTTTAGGACATATATATGCTAATATGAGTGGCTGTCATCGTAGCCGACATTTTGGCGCAGGCAACGCGCAGACGGCGGCTTGTGCCACATGTTCGGACTCAAAAGAATTGCACGTGAAAAAGTAAGTAAAGCATGTGTTGAAAGCAGTTCCACGCGTCGTCAAAACGTACACGAAAACACGTGGTACATGTGTGATACCGGGATGGCCGGTGGCAGGTGAAGTGTACGCACCAGAAACGACACTTCCCTTAAAATTGTCCTTTGAAAGTTGGTCAATGCCACGATCTTTTCAGGTGCCTTCCGTATTTTACCTAATTTCAAGTCTATTTAAATTTTAGTGTTTTATACgccataaaaaatatatataaattaaatatttttttttttttatggaagatttttttttttgtattggtagaatgcaaaaaaaaattacataaagaAGACAGTCATAGGGCTGTCAAATAtagaattgattaaaaaaaaaaaaaaacattggatGATTACAAACAAAGATTTGAAGAGAACAACAACAATAGGACATAAGCTAATACAAAACAATTATTATTGTTGATATAAGTAGCAATCAATGTTGATATAAGCAACAACCAATAGTAAATCAAATCTCCTAATTCTTATTTACATAGCCAATACAAAGCAACCAATGCTGATATAAGCAACAACTAATCTACTAATACATATTTCCCGCAAAGACATTAAACAAGACCCAAAGAAGTAACCATCAATTTCCAAAAGAAGACCTTAGACCTTGTGGCATGACAACATTTCTCTTTTTGAACAACATCTTGACTtgtaatttgatttgttgaatctgGAAGTCAATCTTTAAATTCTTCTCAGCCTCTGCTTGTAGTTGAGAGAAAAGGGATATCAAACAATAAAAAATGTCTGAGTAAAGCACTAGAATTGCAACTTCTTGGTGAGCATTAAGATTATTAAAAATAGCTTTACACCTGTATCTCCATATATGAGACAAAATAACATGCCTAAGTCCATCGACAATAGGGTTAGCATGAAGCCCCACACCAAGAAGGGCTTCTTTCTAAGACAATTTGTATCAAAAATAGCTAGCAAGTCATTAAAAACTAAATTCCACTATTTTTTAACAAAATGGCATCCCCAAAGATATGCTTTATATTTTCTTGCATGTGGCAGAAAGAGTAATTAACCGGTTGTTGGATCACCATACATTTCAGTCTGTCCACAATGAGTAGTTTGCAATGTAAAATCCTCCAAACAATTAATTATGCATCTGCATTGGATTTAGACTTCCAAATATGGGCAGGTAGATTTGACCAAAAAAATTCATTAAACCTGCATTTCCAATTGGAATTCAAGCGATGTCTTAAAAGCAATCTTAGAAGAAGTTGTAAATAAACCTTCTTTGAGGGAAAGAACATAAAAGGATATGTCAAAATCCATAACCAGTCTTTGAAAAAATTGCAATGGATAGGAGTACACAATTTCATGGACAATTCCAGAGGAACCAAAGAAtgcacaaaaatcagaaaaaacctGTATTTATCATTTAAATTGAATTGGCTTTTAATAGAATGCCATGGCAGCCAACTCATGGCGTGAAAATCTCAAAGATATCCAACATTACGAACTCCTTTCTTGAAGAGGGCATACGATTGACTAAGAAAACTTAATGCAAGGGGTTGATCTTGATAGAGAATGTGCTTACTCCACCATGTAGATGAAGTGGAGAAGCTGAAGCCATGCTGAAGTGAATTATCTCTCCATTTTAAAAGATAAAATGTATGTTGCCAAGCCTTCCGTACAGAATGCAAGGAAGGAGAAaccttaattgaaaaaaaaaaggccATGAAGAATTTTGTTTGACAATCCCACTTGTTGCCATTTACCCTTGGCAGTGGCAAGATTAATGCAACTCCATATGAGAATCTTCCATGATTCATTCTCATGGATAGCTCTAACAATCCATTTGGAGGCAAAAAAAAACCCTTGCGTTCTTGGATCAATAAGCCCCAAGCCACCTTTGCATTTAGGTTGGATGCAATGGGTCCATGATGTAGAAATAAAACCTCTGCTACCATCCCATTAAGCCCAAAGAAATTGAAGAATGATCTTAATTAAATCCTCATACCCCTTTTTTTAAGGCATCCAACATGAAGAATAATATACATGAGTTGCAAGAAAGATCTTATTAACAACTTGAATCTTGCCAGCTAGGGATAGAAATTTATTTCCCCAATTCAAGAGCTTGTTCCTAATTCTATTAAGATACCAATTCCACATATTTGAGAGAGACGCCCCAAAACCAAATGGGATTCCAAGGTATCTCATAATTTTCTCGTGTTTGATTTGTTTCCACTCTTGGGAAATCCAATGATGAGCAGGGCCACTTTGAACCATAAGAAATTATGTTTTGTTATGTGCAAGTTTGGACCTTGAAACAACACATACAACTCTAGAATATTCATCGCATTCGAAATACACTTGTCAGAATTTTGTAAAAATAACAAGCTATCAGATCAGCATAATGGGGATTAATGACAACCATGTTATCAGGCATAGAAATTCCTGAGATCAACTTCATATTATTAGTACTTTGAAATAAATATCCCAGAGCATCAATTATGAGAACATATAGATATGGTGCTAAGGGGCAACCTTGCCGAATAGATCTTTGTAAAGAAAATGGTCATATCACCACATTGTTGATAATAATTCGAGCATTAGCATCTTGAAATTTAAGCATTTGAACATGAGATATGAGTTTAGGACCAAAACCTAGCCATTGAAGCATTTTAAGGACAAAGCTCCAACGAATTCTATCATAAGCCTTATCAAAATCAAGTTTgattaaaatgaaattttgacctgTTTGTTGTGCCCATTCACTAGTCTCCCAGGCCAACATTAGATTATCAAGAATAAATCTGCTAGCAATAAAACCTGTTTGTTCAGCTCTGACAATACCTTGCACCACTGGCTCGATCCTAATGGCCAAGGCTTTTGCTATAATTTTATAGGAAGTGTTGAGCAAAGTTATAGGATGCCAACTAGAGATGGAGTCTTCCTGCTTACCTTTAGGAAGAAGTTTTATTATACCATCATTGATGATAGGACCCAATGATCCATTTTTATAAGCCTCCGGGTATAAACAATAGAAATTCTCCTTGATGTTTTGCCACATAGCTCGGTAGAATCCCATGGAAAGCCTATCACTGCCAGGACTTTTGTAAGGGGACATAGAAAAAAGAAACTTTTCTAGCTCATCCAAAGATAAATTATGTCCAAATATTGACTGTACGCAAAATCTATACTGTTAGGAATGTAAGTTTGAACCATATCTTTGAGAGATTGTTGAATATCCTGCCATTGATCATCTTTGAAAAGATTTTCATAAAATTGTTTTAAAACATTGCATATATTAGCAGGATTAGTTTGAAGAGTAACAAATTTGTCCCTTATCacaatgatttttttctttttctttttataattaaggtaattaaaaaaatatttagttcCTTTGTTGCCCTCTTTAATCCAGTGAAGTCTAGATCTGACTTTAGCCTCTTGTCCTTTATAATTCTTGATTTTACATAGTTGAGATTCTATTACAACAATTGAAGTTTGAATTTTAATGTTAGAAGGATCGTCATTAAGAATTTTTCTAGTGGTTTGCCTTAAAGGGATTTGTCCTTATGTTTATGTTGCCAAACCATATTTTTTCCAAATAAACGTAAAAAATTAGTACACTAGGTGATGATAGCACACCACCAATCAATCCAAGATTCCCCTTCCCCTGGTTTAGGTAAGGAATTCCAAATCCCCTCGAGAGAAGTTAAACAAGTAGGATTTTTTAAATGGGAAACATTTAGCTTGAAGGGAAGAGAGTGATCAGTGTGATGAATTAGGAGCAAGCTTATATtgcagaaaataagaaaatgatcAAAAAGTGTTGCAGAAAAATCCACTTGAACACACAAGCCTTCTGAGTCCTAAACCAATGGTAAAATAGGGGcaatataaaatttgtccatcctGCTCAACTTTCTTTCTACTCCCATTCTATAATTGGACCAGGTAAACTAATATTTGGATTGAATGATAAATGTGTTATAGATAGGATCCACTACTCCCAAGGAATTACGATACAATAACCAACTATCAAATTCTTCGCAGCTAAGATTATGTTGTTTAGACTAGCAACGATCATGAGCATGCTCAACCATATTGAAATCCTCCCATAATCCAATCAGCATTGGGGAGGTTACTAGCCATGTCCAGTTCCATAATTCAATACAATCCTTAGCAAGATTGAGGACATAAATTAAGCAAAAAACCTATGAGTTGATCATTAATAAAGATAAGGGCCTAAACACAACTATGAGAAGGGTCCTCACCTTTGTTGATGATATACTTGGAAATCCATGGAGCAAATCCAATAACAGTCCCACCTCTACCATCATTGTGAGAAGTATGCAAGAAACTAGCATCCCTCCAAATATTGCATAAAGAAACATCAAGCTTGAAATTACAAGTTTTAACTTCTTGGAGGAAGAGCACATCTAGCTTCCATGTAATAACCATGTCTTTAACTTTGTACTTACGAGGAGGGAGTGAAATCCCTTGAACATTCCAAGAAAGGACCCGAAATTTCATGATGAAGATGTGAGGGGGTCCTCAGCCTAGGACAACACACCGAAGCTATTACCCATATTCAATTATGGGGCTTGGGTTGCATGGTCTTTCGAAGAGGAAGGAGGGGACCTAGAGCGATTATGAGCACTAGGAGGGGAGGAATCATGAGAACGAGAGTGAGGAAAAGGGGAGCGGGGAGAATGAGGACGTGGCTGAGAGGAAGAGGGAAGGGGAGGAGAATAATCTTGAACCTTGGGGGAAGAGGGAGAAGGAGAGTCACAAACCTTAGTAGAAGGGGAAGGAAGAGGAGTAGAAGAAATAGGTGGTTTTTTCCTCTTCCTAATTGGGGTCCACCCTTTGGACATGACAACATATTTAAACGAAGGGGTAGAAGTCTCAAGAGTAGCGGGAGAAATGGTAgggggagaagaagaaataggagttTTCTCAAGGACGGGTGAAGGCTAAGAAGAAGAGATAGAATTAGGGGTAACATGGCCACTAGAAGGGGTAGAATTTGAGGGTGGGTGAGAAGACTTATTATTCCTAAAAGGACATTCGTGGATCAAGTGACCTTCCTTTCGACAATAAAAACATGCATTTGGCTTATTCAAATAGACTAATGACTAATCCAATTTGAAATATGGGCCAAAAGTTTTAATATACTCTAGCTATGGTTTGttaagatctatctctacacaaatCCTTAGATGAACTCGAAAACTTGAGAATTTATCAACACTATGTTTGCACTAGATAACTCTCCCCAATTGAGCCACAATATCTTTTAGAAATTGTTTGGAAGCTAGGTTGAGGAATGGCAGTTCAATCCACATGGGATAATGTGAACAAGAGTGGACTTCAAGATAAAAATTAAAGGTCCAAGCTTGCAAATAACAAATTTGCCCACAACTAACCTGATAGGGAGATACTCAAGAATTGGCTCAATTTATGTGTTTGcaatcaatttggcttgcaagttccctcaaaggtaattgttgaaagttttgtcacttgtttaggtactatttattttatttctttccttCTCTAAGATTCATATCAACCttgagatcttcctaccatgtcagttcttgttttcactcaaacttgctctcaagtctcaaaaaaaatgaaacttagcttcttagctccaaacactaagatcactcaccaagagttgcaGGAAGTTTAGGAAAATGTATAACATCCTCTTAGTATTACTTCAACTTGGTTTGATGGTCTTTCAATTTGTCTTCTTACCcgatttgaggaaaagctcaaaacagggctacaagaaaagagccccaattagccctccaaaactgctaaaatgcttataactccacaaactgcCAAAACACCTCATTAAAACTttgcatttatggataccctttatggatATCTTTCAAATTTATGCTATGAGGAGGTCTGACGGGACCATACAACTGatgtcctataaatgtgcctaaaaacaagggttttcaagggttttgagtctTCAAACTCCTTATCGccattccaaactcttcttcagaCCACCCAAATATTTTGAGAAGGTCTGTACCATAATTATAAATCCTTCCAACTTCCTTCCCTACAAGCATAAAGACAAACCtctgatgtgcaaccaagtttcaagaggaaaagtgctcaaaaacTATTGTATTTCAATACTTTGGCTGCTCAAAATGCATTTCTCAACTAATTATTCATTGGAACACTCTTCCATATGAATTAAAAGCTCTTATCAAACTTCATTCcaccttgggaaaccaaaataaggttcacttggtgtGGGTTTGTAGAGCAACTTTGTTTTCACCATGAAAGCTCACTAGCCGAGCTATGGGAGCTcgcctagttagcaacaaaaaccactttctttgCCATTTCCAATATGTACAAGAAGGCTATGTACAGAAACTTGAATCTCataggccatggagaaagagccaaagaaaatcaagttgcttccattattgaagccaaacccttactcaaccgagaacagggcaaaaacaaaataattttgctacaaAGCCAAAACTCCACACCAACACACAAAAACAGATGAGAAAGCTTTAACACAACATGCAACAACTTCCAAATGAAAATAGTATAGCCAAATTCTCAGGAAGTACGGACTGCTATACCATTTGGAGCAAAAAGGTGAAAGTAAAATgacaaaatcttgagtttttgtattgAAATATTCTTTTCTTCGAATTCCAACCTGATACAAAGTTGTGTGAGGCTTTAAATAGACACTAACCACCCAAATCATGCCcaggtatggaccaataaccaccttttatcttatttttacaaatattccaaaaattatcaaaatgttgcttgacaactttgacaatttttagtacaaTGAGCCATTTTGACttgtgagacaaatagaattaaCTCCACCATTTGAAATGGTTTACTATAACCACAAAACCAATTTCAATTCCTAACAAGGCTTATAAGGcgttttgaccatttttccacattttgcccattctaggcttacaagGCATAAAAggtaaaaaatagaccaaaaactccACAAACcacaaaactaagacacaaaggacacttaaacacactaaaaacaccctttggacataccaaaagtccattattcaattgataccaacataggccatttcaaaccaaaatttgatgaagtgctccatgagcttcactaggtggtcctacaccatactcccccaaagacaaagaagtcaagtgactcagtTTGGAACCAATGAGGGATCAATTCTAGACTGAAGAAAGTTTTAttcaggtacccaagtagcctcagaGTCTGGTTTTCtcctccacttgatcaaatgctccatatagacATGGTGCCaagtctttttgagaatcctagaaTCCAAAACTTTT from Cryptomeria japonica chromosome 3, Sugi_1.0, whole genome shotgun sequence harbors:
- the LOC131048719 gene encoding uncharacterized protein LOC131048719, encoding MSLKASCSMPSLVSGAEREITTPFRALHLRLIPNSSAFRKVRSETDLHNLDKQKRAQLYSDSPATRKSAIKSKQSETTHTNPTRMGGFGLTGGNGGHFNKNNSNNNNSDRDRDAYYKKMLEAHPGDPLLLRNYAGFLHQVGHQLDKAEEYYERAVLANPGDGDVLAMYAKLLWESRNDPQRARIYFDRAVQAAPDDCYVLASHAHFLWSTEEEEEEEEEEEEKAPKQHSSSFSYGPSAAAIYS